Proteins encoded in a region of the Capra hircus breed San Clemente chromosome 3, ASM170441v1, whole genome shotgun sequence genome:
- the LOC102174011 gene encoding intelectin-1a: MPAQGPGARFSLLLFLSLAARGRGAVTPSVGKVWGNEICAPFLSFLPRTCKEIKETCHRAGDGLYHLRTENGVIYQTFCDMTSGGGGWTLVASVHENNMHGKCTLGDRWSSQQGNRADYPEGDGNWANYNTFGSAEAATSDDYKNPGYYDIQAQDLGIWHVPNKSPLQHWRNSSLLRYHTNTGFFRRLGHNLFGLYQKFPVKYGAGKCWTDNGPAIPVDYDFGDAEKTASYYSPNGQREFAAGFVQFRVFNNEGAANALCAGMRVTGCNTEFHCIGGGGFFPEGNPVQCGDFSSFDWNGYGAHQGYSSSREITEAAVLLFYR; encoded by the exons ATGCCAGCTCAG GGGCCAGGTGCCAGATTCAGCCTCCTGCTGTTCCTCTCTCTGGCTGCCAGAGGGCGGGGTGCAG TGACCCCTTCTGTTGGGAAGGTCTGGGGGAACGAAATCTGTGCCCCTTTCCTGTCTTTCCTGCCCAGAacctgcaaggaaatcaaagaaaCTTGCCATAGAGCTGGTG ATGGCCTGTATCACCTCCGCACTGAGAATGGTGTCATCTACCAGACCTTCTGTGACATGACCTCTGGGGGTGGTGGCTGGACCCTGGTGGCCAGCGTCCATGAGAACAACATGCATGGGAAATGCACTTTGGGCGATCGCTGGTCCAGCCAGCAGGGCAACAGGGCTGACTACCCAGAGGGCGACGGCAACTGGGCCAACTACAACACGTTTGGGTCTGCAGAGGCCGCCACCAGCGATGACTACAAG AACCCCGGCTACTACGACATCCAGGCCCAGGACCTGGGCATCTGGCATGTGCCCAACAAGTCCCCCCTGCAGCACTGGAGGAACAGCTCCCTGCTGAGGTACCACACCAACACGGGCTTCTTCCGGAGACTGGGGCATAATCTGTTTGGCCTCTACCAG AAATTCCCAGTGAAGTATGGAGCAGGGAAGTGCTGGACTGACAACGGCCCAGCCATTCCTGTCGACTATGACTTTGGTGATGCTGAGAAAACTGCATCTTATTACTCACCAAATGGTCAGC GAGAATTTGCTGCAGGATTTGTCCAGTTCAGGGTGTTTAACAATGAGGGAGCTGCCAATGCCCTGTGTGCTGGGATGAGAGTCACTGGCTGCAACACTGAGTTT CACTGCATTGGTGGAGGAGGATTCTTCCCAGAGGGCAATCCAGTGCAGTGTGGGGATTTCTCCTCCTTTGACTGGAACGGATACGGAGCTCACCAGGGTTACAGCTCCAGCCGGGAGATCACTGAGGCAGCTGTGCTCCTGTTCTACCGCTGA